In Panthera tigris isolate Pti1 chromosome C1, P.tigris_Pti1_mat1.1, whole genome shotgun sequence, the following proteins share a genomic window:
- the YIPF1 gene encoding LOW QUALITY PROTEIN: protein YIPF1 (The sequence of the model RefSeq protein was modified relative to this genomic sequence to represent the inferred CDS: inserted 1 base in 1 codon): MAAVGDLQFEEFGNAAATAAENPGATTISIEGPGESPTHQAGLPRGSGGEEDDELLGNDDSDKTELLAGQKKSSPFWTFEYYQTFFDVDTYQVFDRIKGSLLPIPGKNFVRLYIRSNPDLYGPFWICATLVFAIAISGNLSNFLIHLGEKTYHYVPEFRKVSIAATIIYAYAWLVPLALWGFLMWRNSKVMNIVSYSFLEIVCVYGYSLFIYIPTAVLWIXPQKAVRWILVMIALGVSGSVLAMTFWPAVREDNRRIALATIVTIVLLHTLLSVGCLAYFFDAPEMDHLPTATAAPNQTVAAAKAS; this comes from the exons ATGGCAGCTGTAGGTGATTTGCAGTTTGAAG AATTTGGTAACGCGGCCGCTACTGCAGCAGAAAACCCAGGTGCCACTACGATAAGTATCGAGGGTCCTGGTGAAAGCCCGACGCATCAAGCAGGACTCCCAAGAGGCTCCGGGGGAGAAGAGGATGATGAGTTGCTGGGAAACGATGACTCTGACAAAACTGAG TTACTTGCTGGCCAGAAGAAAAGCTCTCCCTTCTGGACATTTGAATACTATCAAACATTCTTTGACGTAGACACTTACCAG GTCTTTGACAGAATAAAGGGGTCCCTTTTGCCAATACCAGGAAAAAACTTTGTGAGGTTATATATCCGCAGCAATCCAGATCTTTACG GCCCCTTTTGGATATGCGCCACATTGGTCTTTGCCATAGCAATTAGTGGGAATCTTTCCAACTTCTTAATCCATCTGGGAGAGAAGACATACCATTATGTGCCCGAATTCCGAAAAG TGTCCATAGCGGCCACGATCATCTATGCCTATGCTTGGCTGGTTCCTCTCGCACTCTGGGGTTTCCTCATGTGGAGAAACAGCAAAGTTATGAACATCGTTTCCTACTCGTTTTTGGAGATTGTGTGCGTCTATGGATATTCACTCTTCATTTATATCCCCACAGCA gTGCTGTGGA ATCCCCAGAAAGCTGTTCGTTGGATTCTAGTCATGATTGCCCTGGGTGTCTCAGGCTCTGTCTTGGCAATGACATTTTGGCCAGCTGTTCGTGAGGATAACCGGCGCATCGCACTGGCCACAATTGTGACAATTGTGTTGCTTCACACGCTGCTTTCTGTGGGCTGCTTG GCATACTTTTTTGATGCACCGGAGATGGACCACCTCCCCACAGCCACAGCTGCTCCAAACCAAACAGTTGCAGCAGCCAAGGCCAGCtaa